One genomic segment of Sorex araneus isolate mSorAra2 chromosome X, mSorAra2.pri, whole genome shotgun sequence includes these proteins:
- the LOC101548219 gene encoding 60S ribosomal protein L29-like, whose amino-acid sequence MAKSKNHTTHNQSRKWHRNGIKKPRSQRYESLKGVDPKFLRNMRFAKKHNKKGLKKMQANNAKAMSARAEAIKALVKPKQPRPVVTKKNSRKLSRLAYIAHPRFGKNARARIAKGLRLCRPKTKAKAKPQSKTQTAAAPAPAQASKGAQAPAKAP is encoded by the exons ATGGCCAAGTCCAAGAACCACACCACGCACAACCAGTCTCGAAAATGGCACAGAAATGGCATTAAGAAACCTCGGTCACAGCGATATGAGTCTCTTAAAGGGGTGGACCCCAAATTCCTGAGGAACATGCGTTTTGCCAAAAAGCACAACAAGAAGGGCCTGAAGAAGATGCAGGCCAATAATGCTAAGGCCATGAGCGCCCGTGCCGAGGCCATCAAGGCCCTGGTGAAGCCCAAGCAGCCTAGGCCCGTGGTCACAAAGAAGAACAGTCGCAAGCTCAGTCGACTTGCGTATATCGCTCACCCCAGGTTTGGGAAAAATGCTCGTGCCCGCATTGCCAAGGGTCTCAGGCTTTGCCGGCCAAAAACCAAG GCTAAAGCCAAGCCCCAGAGTAAGACCCAGACGGCTGCAGCCCCAGCACCAGCTCAAGCTTCCAAAGGTGCCCAGGCCCCTGCCAAGGCTCCCTAA